A single genomic interval of Lysobacter avium harbors:
- a CDS encoding IS110 family transposase, whose translation MTAVGIDVGKASLDLAVNGQAAVTRYPNTRAGITKAVKRLRTLKATRIVVEATGGYEEALLEACCDGGLWIARVNPRQARDFARATGELAKTDAIDARLLALMADLFADRLRCHVALPLWQRELRSWLRRRSQVVMTLQAQKQQSAMAPSEVRKLVAGTIAALVREQAAIDAAIRTLVKEHATPAVQSSKGLGPVFQATVLALLPELGHLDRRQIGKLVGVAPMNRDSGQGSGKRRIRGGRSSVRVALYMATLSAVRWDPMMKAHYLQLRERGKLGKIALVACMRKLLGIVNARRRDELRAEGLAMV comes from the coding sequence ATGACGGCAGTGGGGATCGACGTCGGAAAGGCGAGCCTTGATCTGGCTGTTAACGGGCAGGCAGCGGTGACCCGCTATCCCAATACCAGGGCGGGGATTACCAAGGCGGTCAAGCGACTGCGAACGCTGAAGGCGACCAGGATCGTGGTGGAAGCCACCGGCGGCTACGAAGAGGCGCTGCTGGAAGCGTGCTGCGATGGTGGTCTGTGGATCGCACGGGTGAACCCGCGGCAGGCACGGGACTTTGCCCGGGCCACCGGTGAATTGGCCAAGACCGATGCCATCGATGCCCGCCTGCTGGCACTGATGGCCGACCTGTTTGCGGATCGTCTGCGTTGCCATGTGGCACTGCCGCTCTGGCAGCGCGAACTGCGGAGCTGGCTGCGTCGACGCAGCCAGGTTGTCATGACATTGCAGGCACAGAAACAACAGTCCGCGATGGCCCCCAGCGAGGTGCGCAAGCTGGTGGCCGGAACCATCGCTGCGCTGGTGCGCGAACAGGCTGCGATCGATGCCGCCATCCGCACTCTGGTTAAGGAACACGCCACACCGGCGGTTCAGTCCAGCAAAGGGTTGGGTCCGGTATTCCAGGCCACCGTGCTCGCCTTGCTTCCCGAACTTGGGCATTTGGATCGCAGGCAGATCGGAAAGCTGGTGGGCGTGGCACCAATGAATCGCGACAGTGGACAAGGTTCCGGCAAACGTCGCATCCGCGGCGGCCGATCCTCGGTGCGAGTCGCGCTGTATATGGCCACGCTGTCGGCGGTGCGCTGGGATCCGATGATGAAAGCCCACTACTTGCAGCTACGGGAGCGCGGCAAGCTGGGCAAGATCGCTCTGGTGGCCTGCATGCGCAAGCTGCTGGGAATCGTCAACGCCAGGCGACGCGACGAGCTGCGAGCGGAGGGTCTCGCGATGGTCTGA